A single genomic interval of Thermoanaerobacter uzonensis DSM 18761 harbors:
- a CDS encoding 2-oxoacid:acceptor oxidoreductase subunit alpha, translating to MMPMVLMQGNEAVVAGAIDAGLKFYAGYPITPSTEIAELCAEKLPFVGGKFIQMEDEIASIAAVIGASLTGLKAMTATSGPGFSLKQENIGFAAMAEIPCVIVDVQRMGPSTGMPTSPAQGDVMQSRWGTHGDHPIIVLSPSSVKEVYYITIQAFNLSEKYRTPVILLMDEVIGHLREAVNLDEYKDVEIFERPMPQDKENYLPYQYIENGVAPLAPFGKGFRFHVTGLAHNEKGLPTNDPKVTEKLIKRLMGKIENNKKDILMFEEKDTEGGDILLISFGSSARACESAMEELKKEGIKVGLFRPITIWPFPDEKLREIYPRFKKVFVVEMNTGQLYYEVDRIIKGNTYVGKINKYNGEFFTPFDIVEKIKESF from the coding sequence ATGATGCCTATGGTATTGATGCAAGGAAATGAAGCGGTAGTGGCAGGAGCTATAGATGCTGGACTAAAATTTTATGCAGGATATCCAATAACTCCCTCTACTGAGATTGCTGAACTTTGTGCCGAAAAACTTCCTTTTGTAGGTGGGAAATTTATTCAAATGGAAGATGAAATCGCCAGCATTGCAGCAGTTATAGGAGCTTCCCTTACTGGATTAAAAGCAATGACTGCTACATCGGGTCCTGGGTTTTCTTTAAAACAAGAAAACATAGGCTTCGCTGCTATGGCAGAAATTCCATGTGTTATCGTAGATGTTCAACGAATGGGTCCGAGCACAGGAATGCCTACTTCCCCTGCACAAGGAGATGTAATGCAATCCAGATGGGGAACTCATGGAGACCATCCTATAATCGTTTTATCACCATCTTCTGTAAAGGAAGTTTACTATATTACTATTCAAGCTTTTAATCTTTCTGAAAAATACAGGACACCTGTAATTTTACTTATGGATGAAGTTATAGGTCATCTAAGAGAAGCAGTTAATTTGGATGAATATAAAGATGTAGAAATTTTTGAACGACCCATGCCCCAAGACAAAGAGAATTACTTACCTTACCAGTATATAGAAAATGGAGTTGCACCTTTAGCACCCTTTGGTAAAGGTTTTAGATTTCATGTAACAGGACTTGCCCACAATGAAAAAGGATTACCTACAAATGACCCTAAAGTAACAGAAAAATTGATAAAAAGATTGATGGGAAAAATTGAAAACAATAAAAAAGACATACTGATGTTTGAAGAAAAAGATACTGAAGGTGGAGATATACTTCTTATCTCCTTTGGTTCTTCTGCTAGAGCTTGTGAATCGGCAATGGAAGAACTTAAAAAAGAAGGAATAAAAGTTGGACTTTTTAGACCTATAACCATATGGCCTTTCCCTGATGAAAAATTGAGGGAAATATATCCTAGATTTAAGAAAGTGTTTGTAGTTGAAATGAATACAGGGCAACTTTACTATGAAGTAGATAGAATTATCAAAGGGAATACCTATGTAGGGAAAATTAACAAATATAATGGAGAGTTTTTTACTCCTTTTGATATTGTAGAGAAGATAAAGGAGAGTTTTTAA
- a CDS encoding BaiN/RdsA family NAD(P)/FAD-dependent oxidoreductase, with protein sequence MKKIFVVGGGPAGMMAALSAAMMGKEVSIFERNNILGKKLLVTGNGRCNITNFADKEEFFENIPGNSKFLYSAFSKFSNKDLIEFLNKNGLKTKVERGLRVFPVSDKSIEVRDFFVKMLKKYGVKINYNCRVSDVIVENKHVKGISVDDSVLNCDSVILASGGMSYPTTGSTGDGYEIAKKLGHTIIEPFPSLVPIVTYENVRELMGLTLKNVKVSAFFEEKLIREEFGEMLFTHFGLSGPVILTLSRFLHDYLGKGKVVIKIDLKPGLNIERLEERVLRDFNKYQNKNLKNALEDLLPHSLILYVIKRANIDPDKKVREITKNERKKLVNSLKNLTFKVKDLRPIREAIVTGGGVSIKEINPSTMESKIIKGLFFAGEIIDVDGFTGGFNLQIAFSTGYLAGINA encoded by the coding sequence ATGAAAAAAATATTTGTAGTAGGCGGCGGCCCAGCAGGAATGATGGCAGCTTTATCAGCAGCTATGATGGGAAAAGAAGTAAGTATATTTGAGAGGAATAACATTTTAGGTAAAAAATTATTAGTTACAGGTAATGGAAGGTGTAATATTACTAATTTTGCTGACAAAGAAGAATTTTTCGAGAATATTCCAGGGAATAGTAAATTTTTATATAGCGCTTTTAGCAAGTTTTCTAATAAGGATTTAATAGAGTTTTTAAATAAAAATGGGCTTAAAACTAAAGTAGAAAGAGGCTTAAGGGTTTTTCCGGTTTCAGATAAATCAATAGAAGTGAGAGATTTTTTTGTGAAGATGCTTAAAAAATATGGAGTAAAGATAAATTATAACTGCAGAGTAAGTGATGTGATAGTGGAAAATAAACACGTAAAGGGCATAAGTGTTGATGATAGTGTTTTAAACTGCGATAGTGTAATATTAGCATCAGGAGGAATGTCATATCCTACGACTGGCTCTACTGGTGATGGGTATGAAATTGCTAAGAAATTGGGACACACAATTATAGAGCCATTTCCTTCCTTAGTGCCGATTGTTACATATGAAAATGTAAGAGAATTGATGGGACTTACTCTTAAAAATGTCAAAGTTTCTGCTTTTTTTGAAGAGAAATTAATAAGAGAAGAGTTTGGAGAAATGCTTTTTACCCATTTTGGGTTGTCAGGCCCTGTAATACTCACCTTAAGCAGGTTTTTACATGATTACTTAGGTAAGGGAAAAGTAGTAATAAAAATTGACTTAAAGCCGGGACTTAATATTGAAAGGCTGGAGGAAAGAGTATTAAGAGATTTTAATAAGTATCAAAATAAAAATCTGAAAAATGCCTTGGAAGATTTATTGCCTCATTCATTAATCCTATATGTTATAAAAAGAGCAAATATAGATCCTGATAAAAAAGTCAGGGAAATAACCAAAAATGAAAGAAAAAAATTGGTCAATAGCTTAAAAAATCTTACTTTCAAGGTAAAAGACCTAAGACCTATAAGAGAAGCTATTGTTACAGGTGGTGGAGTAAGTATAAAAGAAATAAATCCCTCTACAATGGAGTCTAAAATAATAAAAGGCTTATTTTTTGCAGGTGAAATTATAGATGTGGATGGATTTACTGGTGGATTCAACTTGCAAATCGCCTTTTCTACGGGATATCTGGCAGGAATCAATGCGTGA
- a CDS encoding histidine phosphatase family protein — translation MTTRLYIARHGQSEWNLHNKMQGVQDIDLTPTGLKQAELLASRLKNEKIDCIYSSDLKRAYITAQIIAKEFGLEVQKIPEFREMSFGIWEGLTSEEINELYKEIYTLWKINPVKANIEKGETLEEVQKRVLKKTLEIVGENNGKNILIVSHGTSIKALILGLLGIDLSFYPRFRLDNTSLNIVDIKEDGKTVLVLFNDTCHLRRDEKII, via the coding sequence ATGACTACACGACTATATATAGCACGTCACGGGCAATCAGAGTGGAATTTACACAATAAAATGCAAGGTGTGCAGGATATTGATTTGACACCTACAGGTTTAAAACAGGCTGAACTATTGGCGAGTCGATTAAAAAATGAGAAAATAGATTGTATATATTCAAGCGATTTAAAAAGAGCGTATATAACTGCACAAATAATTGCAAAAGAATTTGGATTAGAAGTTCAAAAAATTCCTGAGTTTAGAGAAATGTCTTTTGGTATATGGGAAGGGCTTACATCGGAAGAAATCAATGAATTGTATAAAGAAATATATACACTATGGAAAATAAATCCTGTTAAAGCTAATATAGAAAAAGGAGAAACTTTAGAAGAAGTTCAAAAGAGAGTGTTAAAAAAGACATTGGAAATAGTTGGAGAAAATAATGGTAAAAATATATTGATTGTTTCTCATGGGACTTCTATAAAAGCACTGATTTTAGGGCTTTTAGGAATTGACTTAAGTTTTTATCCTAGATTTAGACTTGATAATACTTCTCTTAATATAGTAGATATTAAAGAAGATGGGAAAACTGTTCTGGTGCTATTTAACGATACTTGTCATTTGAGGAGAGATGAAAAAATAATATGA
- a CDS encoding 4Fe-4S dicluster domain-containing protein, whose product MVKNKELVIIEEWCKGCGICVEFCPVKILELKNGRVRLTDADKCTKCGLCELRCPDFAIYLEVKE is encoded by the coding sequence TTGGTAAAAAATAAAGAGCTCGTAATAATAGAAGAATGGTGCAAAGGCTGCGGCATTTGTGTAGAATTTTGTCCTGTTAAAATATTAGAACTAAAAAATGGTAGAGTTAGACTAACAGATGCGGATAAATGCACTAAATGCGGCCTTTGCGAGCTACGGTGTCCTGATTTTGCCATATATTTAGAGGTGAAAGAATGA
- a CDS encoding MurR/RpiR family transcriptional regulator → MAKTDDLIKRIQDNYTKLSKSQKIIAEYIINHYDKAAFMTAAKLGASINISESTVVRFANTLGYNGYPELQNALQELIKNKLTTVQRLEMTEETDEIAILNNVLKADIENIKETINEINKDDFKRVVSDIINATKIYIIGSRSSIVIAEYLGFYLNLIRENVSVVKAGVSDVFEQILRVSENDLVIGIGFPRYSKRTLDVLKYAKSQNAKIVTITDSLISPLTSVADEILIAKSNMASFVDSLVAPLSLVNALVVAVGLKEKEKIADTFEKLESIWDEYGVYFSKPN, encoded by the coding sequence ATGGCAAAAACAGATGATTTGATAAAAAGGATACAAGATAATTATACAAAATTAAGCAAAAGCCAAAAGATAATAGCAGAGTACATTATAAATCATTATGATAAGGCAGCTTTTATGACAGCTGCAAAATTGGGAGCCAGCATAAATATAAGTGAATCAACTGTTGTAAGATTTGCTAATACTTTAGGCTATAATGGATATCCAGAACTTCAAAATGCACTGCAAGAGCTTATAAAAAATAAACTTACAACAGTCCAAAGGTTAGAAATGACAGAAGAGACAGATGAAATTGCTATATTGAATAATGTACTAAAAGCCGACATAGAAAACATAAAAGAGACCATAAATGAAATAAATAAGGATGACTTTAAAAGAGTCGTTTCAGATATCATCAATGCTACAAAAATTTATATAATAGGTTCCAGAAGTTCTATTGTCATTGCAGAATATTTGGGATTTTATTTAAATTTAATACGGGAAAATGTATCAGTCGTTAAAGCCGGCGTATCAGATGTTTTCGAGCAAATTCTCAGAGTTAGTGAAAATGATTTAGTGATAGGAATTGGTTTTCCGAGATATTCAAAAAGAACATTAGATGTGCTGAAATATGCAAAATCTCAGAATGCAAAAATCGTTACAATAACAGATAGTTTGATTTCTCCCCTTACCTCTGTTGCTGATGAGATATTAATTGCGAAAAGCAACATGGCTTCTTTTGTGGATTCATTAGTGGCACCTTTAAGTCTTGTCAATGCTCTTGTTGTAGCTGTGGGCCTTAAAGAAAAGGAAAAGATAGCCGATACATTCGAAAAATTGGAAAGTATTTGGGATGAATATGGAGTATATTTCTCAAAGCCAAATTAA
- a CDS encoding 2-oxoacid:ferredoxin oxidoreductase subunit beta, which yields MASELVERYFRKETLPNIWCPGCSNGTVTSAIVRAIDNLGLDQDKVCIVSGIGCSSRASGYLDFNTLHTTHGRAIAFATGIKFANPELTVIVITGDGDNAAIGGNHFIHACRRNIDLTVVMYNNHIYGMTGGQYSPTTPRFDRATTAPYGNIDRYFDICKLAIGAGATYVARGTAYHVQQLTKLIERGISHKGFSFIEALSICPTYYGRKNKKGTPADMLKWLKDHAVDIKQASKIDPEELHNKFIIGELLNIDEPEFAEEYQKMLNNLKVNYK from the coding sequence ATGGCTTCTGAGTTAGTAGAAAGGTATTTTAGGAAGGAAACATTACCAAATATTTGGTGTCCAGGTTGTAGCAATGGAACAGTAACGTCAGCTATTGTAAGAGCAATTGACAACTTAGGACTTGACCAAGATAAGGTATGTATTGTATCTGGAATTGGTTGTTCTTCAAGGGCATCAGGATATTTAGATTTTAATACTTTGCACACTACCCATGGGAGAGCTATTGCTTTTGCAACAGGTATTAAATTTGCTAATCCTGAGCTTACAGTAATAGTTATTACTGGAGATGGAGATAATGCGGCTATTGGAGGTAATCACTTTATTCATGCTTGCAGAAGAAATATAGACTTAACTGTAGTGATGTACAACAACCATATTTATGGAATGACAGGAGGACAATATTCTCCAACGACTCCGCGGTTTGACAGAGCTACTACTGCACCTTACGGAAATATTGATAGGTATTTTGATATTTGTAAATTGGCTATTGGAGCAGGTGCGACTTACGTAGCTAGGGGTACTGCTTACCATGTTCAGCAATTGACAAAACTAATTGAAAGAGGAATTTCCCATAAGGGTTTTTCCTTCATTGAAGCTTTGAGCATATGTCCTACTTACTATGGAAGAAAAAATAAAAAAGGAACACCTGCAGATATGCTAAAGTGGTTAAAAGACCATGCGGTAGATATAAAACAAGCTAGTAAAATAGACCCTGAAGAACTTCATAACAAATTTATTATTGGGGAGCTTTTAAATATTGATGAGCCTGAATTTGCAGAAGAATATCAAAAAATGTTAAATAATTTGAAGGTGAATTACAAATGA
- a CDS encoding IS110 family RNA-guided transposase, translated as MLKIVHPICCGIDVHKKFLVAAIAITDSNNVTTYVKRRFSTFNSDLIKLRDWLLSYNCFEVCMESTGKYWIPIFNVLEKSCHVVIANPKYLRAIKGQKTDDKDATWIADLFKFDIVPSSFIPPEDIRMLRELVRYRFKLIGHRSSEKNRLQNALTVSNIALASVVSDSFGKSASSIIEYILTCDTFDPEYCKSLLHKRLYKKADEVIQSIIGYELRVDQSVKMKVCRKHYDFINLCVSELDKAISQLAKPYHDLIDIAVTLPGITEKSATYIIAEIGTDMSVFKSDKHLCSWAGLAPQNNESAGKKKSVHVSRAGVYLKPLLIQCANAAIRDKKNPYFRLKYERIKKRRGHKRAIVAIARMILTCLYHMLLKREPFNPSDADYTNMPEKLYQKHKQQYIKKAIKLLEKEGCTIIPPKIT; from the coding sequence ATGTTAAAAATTGTTCACCCTATCTGCTGCGGCATAGATGTCCACAAAAAATTCCTAGTTGCTGCTATTGCTATTACTGATTCTAATAATGTTACTACTTACGTTAAGAGACGCTTTTCTACCTTTAACTCTGACCTTATTAAGTTAAGGGATTGGCTTCTTAGTTACAATTGTTTCGAAGTCTGCATGGAATCCACTGGTAAGTATTGGATTCCAATCTTTAATGTCCTTGAAAAATCCTGTCATGTTGTTATTGCTAATCCTAAGTATCTCCGTGCCATTAAAGGTCAAAAAACCGATGATAAGGATGCTACTTGGATTGCCGATTTGTTTAAATTCGATATCGTCCCTTCTAGTTTTATTCCCCCTGAAGATATCCGCATGTTACGTGAACTTGTTCGCTATCGTTTTAAACTTATTGGACATCGTTCCAGTGAAAAAAACAGGCTTCAAAATGCCCTCACCGTATCCAACATCGCTTTAGCCTCCGTCGTGAGTGATTCTTTCGGTAAATCTGCTTCTTCTATCATTGAATATATTTTAACTTGCGATACTTTTGACCCTGAATACTGCAAGTCTCTTCTACACAAAAGGCTTTATAAAAAGGCTGACGAAGTCATTCAGTCGATTATTGGATACGAATTGAGGGTTGATCAATCAGTCAAGATGAAGGTTTGTAGAAAACACTATGATTTTATCAATCTTTGTGTTTCTGAGTTGGATAAAGCTATCTCTCAATTAGCCAAACCTTATCATGACTTGATTGATATCGCTGTTACTCTCCCTGGCATAACCGAAAAATCGGCAACTTATATCATCGCTGAAATCGGCACGGATATGTCAGTTTTTAAATCTGACAAGCACCTTTGCTCTTGGGCTGGTCTTGCTCCCCAAAACAATGAAAGTGCAGGTAAGAAAAAATCTGTCCATGTCTCAAGAGCAGGTGTTTATTTAAAACCTCTCTTAATACAGTGTGCCAATGCAGCAATTAGGGATAAAAAGAATCCTTATTTTAGGCTTAAATATGAACGTATTAAAAAGCGCCGCGGTCATAAACGGGCAATTGTTGCTATTGCTCGTATGATCCTCACTTGTCTCTATCATATGCTTTTGAAAAGGGAACCTTTTAATCCTTCTGACGCCGATTATACTAATATGCCAGAAAAACTTTATCAAAAGCATAAGCAACAATATATTAAGAAAGCTATTAAACTTTTAGAAAAAGAAGGCTGTACTATTATCCCTCCAAAAATTACTTAA
- a CDS encoding arginase: MVRSLLTVDWDYFIPSKKEWFFSYIENDKNLTQLWYKRYIKGKLEGEDLENTIKVGKVIKGFWDKIKTQFEFNKNIKVFVSESHKVAYYLAKNFECSEVISFDAHSDLGYGGLPSLDFELNCANWLGKLLKEGIVKRANIVYSPYTFEKPSDFEDFNNLYNIQYYKSVKELPKENLIGVIHICRSGIWTPPWLDERFEKFINELGLLFKKIAIKERKWEVSKLSYADQIFYLNFA; encoded by the coding sequence ATGGTAAGGAGTCTTCTAACTGTAGATTGGGATTATTTTATACCTTCTAAAAAAGAGTGGTTTTTCTCTTATATAGAAAATGATAAAAATTTGACTCAACTGTGGTATAAAAGATATATAAAAGGGAAATTAGAGGGAGAAGATTTAGAAAATACTATAAAAGTAGGTAAAGTCATAAAAGGCTTTTGGGATAAAATAAAGACACAGTTTGAGTTTAATAAAAACATTAAAGTTTTTGTTTCCGAATCCCATAAAGTTGCTTATTATTTAGCAAAAAATTTTGAATGTTCTGAAGTAATTTCTTTTGATGCCCATTCTGATTTAGGATATGGTGGACTACCTTCACTGGATTTTGAATTAAATTGTGCTAATTGGCTAGGTAAACTTTTAAAAGAAGGTATAGTAAAAAGAGCCAACATTGTATATAGCCCTTACACCTTTGAAAAGCCTTCAGATTTTGAGGACTTTAACAATCTTTACAATATACAGTATTATAAATCTGTAAAAGAATTACCAAAAGAGAATTTGATAGGGGTTATACATATTTGTAGGTCGGGTATTTGGACACCTCCTTGGCTGGATGAGCGATTTGAAAAATTTATAAATGAGTTAGGCTTGCTTTTTAAGAAAATTGCAATAAAAGAGAGAAAGTGGGAGGTGTCAAAGCTTTCTTACGCAGATCAAATCTTTTACCTTAATTTCGCATAA
- a CDS encoding Glu/Leu/Phe/Val family dehydrogenase, producing MSKESLNPLIIAQKQIKNACDLLGLEESVYELLKEPMRVLEVSIPVQMDDGTVKVFKGYRSQHNDVLGPTKGGIRFHPDVTLDEVKALSMWMTFKCGVVGLPYGGAKGGVVVNPKELSNDELQRLSRGYIRAITSIIGPNKDIPAPDVNTNSQIMAWMVDEYNKIIGYNSPAVITGKPLIYGGSKGRTAATGYGVALMAREAVKRLQMDFKNCTAAVQGFGNVGSYTALNLQRLGAKIIAISDVYGGIYNKDGIDVEKLVEHVNKTGTVCNFEGTISITNEELLTMDVDILALAALENQITSANAPDVKAKIICEGANGPTTPEADKILAEKGVFVVPDILANSGGVIVSYFEWVQNLMNYYWTEKEVEERQELMMVNAFNAIYELVQQYKVDMRTAAYMISIKRVYEAMKIRGWF from the coding sequence ATGTCAAAAGAGTCATTAAATCCTTTGATTATTGCGCAAAAACAGATTAAAAATGCTTGTGATTTGCTGGGGTTAGAAGAATCTGTTTACGAACTTTTAAAGGAACCTATGCGAGTATTAGAAGTTTCCATTCCTGTGCAGATGGATGATGGTACAGTAAAAGTCTTTAAAGGTTATAGGTCCCAACACAATGACGTATTAGGACCCACAAAAGGTGGAATAAGATTTCATCCTGACGTTACATTAGATGAAGTAAAAGCCTTATCCATGTGGATGACATTTAAATGTGGGGTAGTAGGACTTCCTTACGGGGGAGCAAAAGGCGGAGTAGTGGTAAATCCAAAAGAATTATCTAACGATGAGCTACAGAGGTTAAGCAGGGGCTATATAAGAGCAATAACCAGTATAATAGGTCCTAATAAAGATATACCTGCACCAGATGTAAATACAAATAGTCAAATTATGGCTTGGATGGTAGATGAGTACAACAAAATTATAGGTTACAATAGTCCTGCTGTCATTACAGGAAAACCTTTGATATATGGTGGATCCAAAGGAAGAACTGCTGCAACTGGATATGGAGTTGCATTAATGGCTCGAGAAGCTGTAAAACGTTTACAGATGGATTTCAAAAATTGTACAGCGGCTGTACAAGGCTTTGGAAATGTTGGAAGTTACACCGCTTTAAACCTTCAAAGATTAGGCGCTAAAATTATAGCAATAAGTGATGTGTATGGAGGTATATACAATAAAGATGGAATTGATGTCGAAAAATTAGTAGAGCATGTAAATAAGACGGGAACAGTGTGCAATTTTGAAGGAACAATCAGTATAACAAATGAAGAGCTTTTAACAATGGATGTAGATATTTTAGCTTTAGCAGCTTTAGAAAATCAGATAACTTCTGCAAATGCGCCAGATGTAAAGGCAAAAATAATTTGCGAAGGAGCAAATGGTCCTACAACTCCAGAAGCAGATAAAATTTTAGCAGAAAAAGGCGTGTTTGTAGTTCCAGATATTTTAGCTAATTCAGGAGGAGTAATAGTCTCATATTTTGAATGGGTACAAAATCTCATGAATTATTATTGGACAGAAAAAGAAGTAGAAGAAAGACAAGAACTTATGATGGTAAATGCTTTTAACGCTATATATGAATTAGTGCAGCAGTACAAAGTTGATATGAGGACAGCAGCTTACATGATATCGATTAAACGAGTCTATGAAGCTATGAAAATTAGAGGTTGGTTTTAA
- the safA gene encoding SafA/ExsA family spore coat assembly protein, which translates to MTIDGSYYNPNYPKYPYHHPYYPHHPHPGHCKTFYTVQPGDTMWSIANMFGISLDCLIRANPQISDPNLIYPGQQICIPFYCPPVSPETCKTIYTVKPGDSMWSIANMFGISLDCLIRANPQISDPNLIYPGQQICIPFYCPPVSPETCKTIYTVKPGDSMWSIANMFGVSLDALIRANPQIPDPNLIYPGQQICIPSA; encoded by the coding sequence ATGACAATAGATGGATCCTATTACAATCCCAACTATCCTAAGTATCCTTACCATCATCCCTATTATCCACATCATCCTCATCCGGGACATTGTAAGACTTTTTATACAGTGCAGCCAGGAGATACTATGTGGTCTATAGCGAACATGTTTGGAATAAGTCTTGACTGCTTAATAAGAGCTAATCCTCAGATATCGGATCCTAATTTGATATATCCAGGACAACAAATTTGCATACCTTTCTATTGTCCACCAGTATCTCCGGAGACCTGCAAAACAATATACACAGTAAAACCGGGAGATAGCATGTGGTCTATAGCGAATATGTTTGGAATAAGTCTTGACTGCTTAATAAGAGCTAATCCTCAGATATCGGATCCTAATTTGATATATCCAGGACAACAAATTTGCATACCTTTCTATTGTCCACCAGTATCTCCAGAGACCTGTAAAACAATATACACAGTAAAACCGGGAGACAGTATGTGGTCAATAGCTAATATGTTTGGCGTAAGTCTTGATGCATTAATAAGAGCAAATCCACAAATACCAGATCCTAATTTGATATATCCAGGGCAACAAATATGTATACCTTCTGCCTAA
- a CDS encoding 2-oxoacid:acceptor oxidoreductase family protein — MSSIEIRLSGSGGQGLILAGIILAEAAILDGKNSVQSQSYGPEARGGSSKAEVIISNEYITYPKVLKPDILLTLAPSAYLCYKNDMKENGIIIIDESIIPNNEDTQKVVRLPIIKTAQEVIGRAFVANIISLGVIAELTNVVTKESLERAVLNRVPPATEEINKRALKEGYNLVKMRGSEIWQKQMI, encoded by the coding sequence ATGAGTTCAATAGAGATAAGATTAAGTGGTTCAGGTGGGCAAGGTTTAATACTTGCGGGAATAATTTTAGCGGAAGCTGCAATATTGGATGGTAAAAATAGTGTTCAAAGTCAATCCTATGGTCCTGAGGCAAGAGGAGGGTCCAGCAAAGCAGAAGTAATAATAAGTAATGAATATATAACGTATCCTAAGGTGTTAAAGCCAGACATATTACTTACTCTTGCCCCTTCTGCCTATTTATGCTATAAAAATGACATGAAAGAAAATGGAATAATTATAATAGACGAATCAATAATTCCTAATAATGAAGATACACAAAAAGTTGTCCGACTTCCTATAATAAAAACTGCGCAAGAGGTAATTGGAAGAGCTTTTGTAGCGAATATAATATCTTTAGGTGTAATAGCAGAGTTAACTAATGTGGTAACAAAGGAATCTTTAGAAAGAGCTGTTTTAAATAGAGTACCTCCAGCCACAGAAGAGATTAACAAAAGAGCATTAAAAGAAGGCTATAATCTTGTAAAAATGAGGGGTAGTGAAATATGGCAAAAACAGATGATTTGA
- the surE gene encoding 5'/3'-nucleotidase SurE, protein MEILLTNDDGVQGLGMLKLAEYLKDKYKVTVVAPEKERSAISHAITLHKPLRLKKVKEEDSLKIYAVNGTPSDCVKLGIEVVLEEKPDIIISGINEGLNLGTDILYSGTVSAAIEAAIYGIPAIAVSLAETADIEDRRIYKFLENLIEKVLEKGLPKNTLLNVNIPDFKKGIKGVKATILGKRIYIETFQKNYDPRGKEYYWMAGKISEIEKDERTDIVSVKEGYISITPIHFDLTEYNMINILNSWDIKIE, encoded by the coding sequence ATGGAAATACTTCTTACTAATGACGATGGAGTACAAGGATTAGGGATGCTAAAATTAGCAGAATATCTCAAAGATAAGTATAAGGTGACGGTAGTAGCTCCTGAAAAAGAAAGAAGTGCTATAAGCCATGCTATAACTTTACATAAACCTTTAAGGCTTAAAAAAGTGAAGGAAGAGGATAGTTTGAAAATATATGCGGTAAATGGTACGCCCTCCGATTGTGTCAAATTAGGAATTGAAGTGGTGCTGGAAGAAAAACCCGATATTATAATTTCTGGGATTAATGAAGGTTTAAATTTAGGGACAGATATACTTTATTCTGGTACTGTTTCTGCGGCTATAGAAGCTGCAATTTACGGCATTCCTGCTATTGCAGTTTCTCTTGCAGAAACCGCTGATATTGAAGATAGGCGTATATATAAATTTTTGGAGAATTTAATAGAAAAAGTTTTAGAAAAAGGATTACCTAAAAACACATTATTGAATGTAAATATACCCGATTTTAAGAAGGGAATAAAGGGCGTAAAAGCTACAATACTCGGCAAGAGAATCTATATTGAGACTTTTCAAAAAAATTATGACCCAAGAGGGAAAGAGTACTATTGGATGGCAGGTAAAATTTCGGAAATAGAAAAGGATGAAAGGACAGACATTGTTTCTGTGAAAGAAGGTTATATTTCTATTACTCCAATTCATTTTGATTTAACAGAGTACAACATGATAAATATTTTAAACTCCTGGGATATAAAAATAGAATAA